In Ctenopharyngodon idella isolate HZGC_01 chromosome 20, HZGC01, whole genome shotgun sequence, the following proteins share a genomic window:
- the si:ch211-191a24.4 gene encoding MARVEL domain-containing protein 3, with product MSQPSRNQRAQRDRNGGNYTEKRDREHRSRRDSPSDRRSGSERSSSQPPYYPRDSQRPARSAPREEHPQSKCSYICSRTGIVLICAVLTNALVLICVVAAHMSQMGMSAMGMGGTSFIDAIIPFEGTELQKVRDLDMQYGQMRAPLVYGGVAFSLTFGILSLLFVVSGSKPAHILPRKLLIGQFAFLITGAVAYVVAVGLYLHFVIYVNSTDMCLQRERLYARNGYTWMNCNVNGGDASVALFGIITAILYAVGAFLTGKTIQDVRNYFKERDRYKAKRREQTRDPQERTLNSDIYV from the exons ATGAGCCAGCCGTCCAGAAACCAGCGTGCGCAGAGAGATAGAAATGGGGGAAACTATACTgagaagagagacagagaacaCCGCAGCCGACGGGACAGTCCTAGTGACCGACGGTCAGGCAGTGAGAG GTCTTCCAGCCAGCCTCCGTACTACCCCAGAGATTCTCAGAGACCCGCGAGGAGCGCTCCTCGAGAGGAACACCCGCAGTCAAAGTGCTCTTACATCTGTTCAAGAACAG gtatTGTGTTGATATGTGCCGTCCTGACCAATGCGTTGGTGCTCATCTGCGTGGTGGCTGCTCACATGTCGCAGATGGGAATGTCTGCAATGGGTATGGGCGGCACAAGCTTCATTGACGCCATCATTCCTTTTGAGGGGACGGAGCTGCAGAAGGTGCGTGATCTTGACATGCAGTACGGACAAATGAGAGCACCTCTAGTCTATGGAGGCGTGGCATTCAGCCTCACATTTGGTATACTTTCACTCCTGTTCGTAGTGTCCGGCAGCAAACCCGCCCACATACTTCCACGGAAGCTTCTGATTGGACAGTTTGCATTCCTGATCACTGGTGCAGTGGCTTATGTGGTTGCTGTAGGTTTGTACCTGCATTTCGTGATCTACGTTAACTCAACCGACATGTGCCTTCAACGTGAACGACTGTACGCTCGTAATGGATATACCTGGATGAACTGTAACGTAAATGGGGGGGATGCATCTGTCGCACTATTTGGAATCATAACTGCAATTCTGTATGCTGTTGGCGCCTTTTTAACAGGAAAAACAATCCAGGATGTCCGAAACTACTTTAAGGAGCGTGACCGCTACAAAGCCAAACGAAGAGAACAAACCAGAGATCCCCAAGAAAGAACTCTTAATTCTGACATTTATGTCTGA